DNA sequence from the Gammaproteobacteria bacterium genome:
GGATCGGCCGGATCTCGCCATTGACGTATTTCCCCAGCCGGGGACCGAGGAAGATCACGCCCGCGAGCGCCGCCCAGCCGCCCACGGAGTGGACGATCGTCGAACCGGCGAAATCGTAGAACCCCAGCCCGTCCAGCCAGCCACCGCCCCACTTCCACGACCCGACCACGGGATAGACGAACATGACGTAGATCGTCGCGAAGAGGAGGAACGAACCGAGCTTCACCCGCTCCGCCACGGCCCCGGACACGATCGTTGCCGCCGTGGCGGCGAACATCGCCTGGAACAGGAAGTCCGTCCAGTAGGTGTAGCCCGGGTTGTACTCAGCCGTCACGCCGGCGGCGTCCGTCCCGATGCCCATCCCGGTGAAGCCGAGGAAGCCGCCGAGCGCGAACTCGTCCGGATACATCAGGTTGAACCCCACCAGGGTGTAGGTGAGGAGCCCGATGGCGATGATCCCCATGTTCTTGAAGAGGATGTTGACGGTGTTCTTCGACTGGGTCAGCCCGGATTCCAGGGTTGCGAACCCCAGGTGCATGACGAAGACGAGGAAGGTCGCCACCATCATCCAGGTGTTGTTGACCGCGAAGAGCGCGTCGGCCGCTGAGCCCGTCTGCGCGGCAGCCGCATCGGGGAAGGCGGCAAGGAGCACGACTGACGCAAGCGTCATGAGGAACCGCATGGTTCACCTCCCGGGAGTCGGTCCAGCGTGGGCGCGGGCGCGCGGATTCGTCCGCGGGCTGCTCGGTCCGCGACCGGTTCGGGGCCGTGCATGGGCAAGCGGCGTGCCGGGGACGTGCTGGGTGCGCAACCCTTTGCCGCCAATATTCTTACGAGATGTGCCGCAGGCGGATGGGGGCACGGCCGCAAACACCCGTTCCTACATTTTGGTAGGATTGAGAAGGAAGCTACAGAATTGTAGGTCGCGGGCGGTCAGCGTCTGGAGAGACCGTACTTGGCGACGCGAAGCCCCATCACCCGCTCGGTGATGCCGAGCTGTCGGGCGGCGGCGGCGCGATTGCCGCGACTCACCTTGAGGGCGTCGACGATCAGCTCCTTCTCGAGCGCATCCAACTGGACCTTGAGCGGCCCCGAACGCCCGGCGCCCGGGGTGGCCATCTGGAGGCTGGGCGGGAGGATGCGGGCGTGGATCACGTCACCATCAGCCAGAAGCACGGCTCGCTCGATGGCGTTCTCCAGTTCGCGCACGTTCCCCGGCCAGTGGTAGGCCATGAGCAGATCGATGGCGGGGGTGGAGAGGCGGACGATCGCGCGCCCGTGCCGCCTGTTGTACATCTCGACGAAGTGGTCCGCGAGCAGGATGATGTCGGTCCGGCGGTCGCGCAGCGGCGGCACGTGAATCGGGAAGACGTTCAGCCGATAGTAGAGGTCCGTCCGGAAGCGGCCGTCCTCGATGTCCGCCTCCAGATCGCGGTTGGTTGCGGCGACCACCCGGACATCGGTCTTGAGCATCCTGTTGCCGCCAACCCGTTCGAACTCGTGCTCCTGCAGCACGCGAAGAAGGCGGATCTGCACGGACGGGGGAAGATCGCCGATCTCGTCGAGGAAGATCGTCCCGCCCGAAGCCCGCTCGAAACGGCCGGCCCGCTGCTGGAGTGCACCCGTGAACGCGCCGCGCTCATGGCCGAACAGCTCGCTTTCGACGAGCCCCTCGGGGAGCGCCGCGCAGTTGACGCGGACGAAGGGCCCTTCGGACCGCTGGCTTCCGTAGTGCACGGCCTGGGCGATCAGTTCCTTCCCGGTGCCGCTCTCGCCGCGGATGAGCACGGTGGCGTCGCTCCCCGCAACCTGGCCGATCATCTCGAACACCGGGACCATCTCCCGCGAGTTGCCGACGATGTTGTCGGGCCGGTACCTGTCGGCCAGCTCCCGCCGAAGGCGCCGGTTCTCGGCAACCAGTGCCTTCTCCTCTTCCGCGAACTGCCGGAGCCGCACGGCGTGGGCGATGAGGGAAGCCAGCACCGAGAGGATCTGGATGTCCTCGTCGAACGAGGCCGCCTCGCCGCAGGGGCGTTCGGCGCTCAGTGCTCCGATCGTTTCGTTGCCGTGCCGCACCGGAACGCAGACGAAGCCGGTCCCGTCGCGCTCCTCCAGGGGGCGGGCCCGGCTCAGAAAGCGCGGCTCGGTGGCGACCGACGGAATGACGACAGGGACGCCCGTCTCGACGACGCGTCCAGTGATGCCCTCACCGAGCCTGTATCGCGCGCGCTCCCGCTGGTCGTCCGTCAGGCCCACCGCCTCGTGTAGCAGGATCTCGGACGTCCGGCGGTTCAGAACGGTGAGCGTCGCGCACTCGAGCTCCATGCGCCGCGAAAGCGCGCCGAGGATGGGCCGCACCGACGAGCCCAGGTCCGCCGTCTCGTCCAGGATGGTGCTGACCTCGCGGAGGAGCGCGAGGGGGTGCGACTCGGCCGTCATCGTCCCGCTGGCCCCGCCCGCGGTGCTCCGAGCACGAAGTCCCGCCGGTAGTACGGGGTACCGCGCTTCACCGTCAGTACCACCGAACGCAGGCTCTCCGGCCCGGCCAGCGGGTCCTCCCGCAGGAAGACGATGTCGGCGTGCTTGCCGGGCTCGATCGTGCCGATCGAGTCCTCCAGCCCCAGCGCAACCGCGCCATGATGGCTCGCCGCCTTCAGCACGTCCGGCATCGGCATGCCCACGTCGTCGTGCAGATGGCGGATTTCGTCGAAGAGCGCCGGGAAATCGGAGGTGGGCGGAGTCATGCCGTCGGTCCCGGTCGCGACCATGACGCCCGCCTCCCAAGCCCGGCGGGTGAGCGCGATCGCGTCGGCGGTCTCGCACCCGGCACGCACGCCGCGCCGGCGCCGGTCGATGGGCGGTCGCCGGGGCCCCGGACCTGCCCCCGCCCTGTCCGCTGTCTCACCGGGAGCGGGCGCGTTGACCGTGTCGATCGCCGCCATGCGCCTCAGTCCGACCTGGACGACGACCCGGATGGTCGCGTCCAGCACCGTGCCGTGCCGCCTCATGAGGGCGAACACCGAGTCCACCGCGGGGTGGTTGAGGTCCACATCGACGAACCCGGTGCGGCGCCCCTCCTGCCCCTCGCGAAAGACGTCGTCCGGAATCGCCGCGCTGCCGACGCTGCACACGTGCGACATCGAGCGCACGCCCGTCCCGGCCACCTCGAGCGCACGCGCCGGCCCGACGTGCGTATGCGACCACACCGGGATCCCCTGCCTGCCGGCTTCGGCGGTGATCGCGGCCAACAGGTCTCCGTCGATCGCCGCATAGGTCTTGATACCGGTCGCCCACGTGCCCCGCGCCAGCGCCACGGCCTGCGCCAGATCGGTCTCCTCCGTGACGGCCTGCATCCACGACACCTCGCCGGGCGTCTCGCCCGCCGCCGATGAGACCGTGCGCGGATCGGTGAAGAACACCGGTCCCGCCATGAGCGCCGAGAAGTACAGGTCGGGCGCGTCGATCTCCTTGACGAGGGATGCGCGCTGCAGGTCCATGAGCGAACGCACGTCGCCCGCCATGTCCCGCGCCGTCGTGATCCCCGCATAGAGCTGGCGGTTGAGGATGAACTCGGCCCGCCCACGGTTGGCCATCGTGGCCACGTGGGTATGCGACTCGACCAGACCGGGGATGGCGAACCACCCGCTCGCATCGATCACCTCGGCGCCCTCGCGTAGCTCGTCGGTCAGGTCCGCAGCCGGGACGACGGCGGCGATCCCTTCCCCTTCCACCACGATGGCTAAGCCCGTCCGGGCCGAGGCTCCGGTGCCGTCGATCACCGTCGCCCCGTCGAAGATGGTTCTGGGCGGGGCGGAGGCCTGCCCCGGCGGGCCGGCCTGGGCTCCGAGCGTTACCGGCAGCGCCAGCCCCATGGCGATCAGGATCGGGATAACGCGGCCGGTCATTTCGCACTCCTCTCCGAGACGGCAATGACATCCACTTTCGGCCACGGATCGTTCGCGAACAATGCCATGCGTCCGCCGTGCCAATCGATCAGACCCGGATATGGAAAGTCGATCTCGCCAACCGCGCCCGAGGTTGGGTCGATGACATAGCTGTGAATCGCCTTCGGGGCATCCGCATCGACGGCTTCCTGGTCGTACAGACTCAATTGCACCAGAAGATGCGAAGCGACCGGCGCCACCGCGTACAGCATGTGCATCTCGCTGCGCCCCGGGGTCAACCCCATGGCCACGGAACCCGATTCCGCATTCTCGACGATTCCCATGGGCCGATGATCCGGCAGCCGGGCGATCCAGCGCAACACGCCATCCGTTCCATACATGTGCACTTCGTTCAGGCGCGTCGGCACCCAGGCGATGCCACCGATCTCCGGAAGGCAGGCGAGCCGGCCCTCCGTCGTCGCATCGCGGACGATCGGGTTGTCCCAGCGGTAGGAGATCCCGAACGACGCAACCACCTCGTCCTGTTCCAGCCGATGAATGAAGCCGGACGCCTCATCCCTCAGGGCAAGCAGGTACAGGCCATCGTCCATGAAGCAAGCGTCCATGGGGAAGAACGGGACGGGGACATCCCGCGTCCACGACCACTCCCCCTCCATTCGGTCGAACACATGGATCATCTGCCGCTCATCGGCCACGAAGATGCGATCTTCGGACAGCGCGAGGCCCCGCGGGAAGGCCAGTTCCCCCGGGCCCTGGCCCGGCCTCCCGACCCGCACGTGCGTTCGCGCCGGGATGTTCAACACGTGCACCACGTTCAACTGGTCATCGAGGACGAAGATCTCGTCGCCCCGAAGCTGCGCCATCGCGATCCTGCCGATGAGTCCGGCTTCCGGCGTTTCCCGGGCGCCGAAGGCGGCGACCAGCGAGTCGGGTCCCGTCTCGAGATTCACCCATACCGGCGCCTCCTGCACGTCTGCGACGAGGCCGGGATGAAATGCGCTCGCCAGGCTGTCCGGCAGGGGATGTTCGATGCCTGGGGTCTCGAGGGTGCAGCCGGAGGCGAGCCCCCACATCGCCAGGGCCATCAGCAGCCAGACGCGAACTCTGTACGAGGCCGTGGAAGATGGACCGACGCTATCGACCCCGCCCCTCGTCGACCGAATCCGGCGAAGCCTCATCCCGAGGCGCGGGCCTCCGCCGAGCCCCGCAAACGCGCGGCCCGGATGAACAGGCGCGCCGACACGACCCAGAGCACCACGAAGAACCCGTTCAGGCCCAGGATCTCGACCACGGAACTGACCGGGGAGTGCTGCTTGCCGATGATCAGGGCGATCACGGCCACCAGCGCCTGGGCGAGCGCCGCCGCGACCATCGCGCGCGCCAATCCGCGCGGCCGGAAGCGGGCGATCACGGCCCCCATCATGCCGACGGCGAGCACGCCCCCGTACGAACGGTCGAAGGGATCGCCCTCCACGCCGATGAGCCCGACCGCACCGATGATCCAGAGCAGGATGAGCCCCGTCGCGAGCGCGGCGACGATGGCGAGTCGGTACGCCGACCTCGGTTCGGACTTCATGGCTTTCTCCGGCTGGGGCGACCGTCTCAGGCAATCTTTCGGGCGACTCGACAACAGAAGTATTATGCCCGCCGGAGGAAAAGCGATCCCGGTCGACAAGTGGGGTGGTCATGGACAGGCGCGATTTTGTGAAATCCTCAGCCGCGGCGCTCGGGGCCCTGCCCGTCCTGGCGACACCGCTTTCCGCGCACGGCGGACCCTTCGGCGCGGGCACGGCCGCTTCCCCGCCGAGCCACGAGCGCCCGTCCGCGACGCCTGGACAGGCCACCGGAACCGCCCTCATCTACGACCCGCGCTACCTCGATCACGTGCTCATTCGACCGAACGGCTCCCGCCCGCCCGAGATCCCGGAGCGGCTGGTGCGCATGCGGGCCGAACTGGAGGCGCGCGGGCTCACCGAGGCGACCGTGCCCATCGCACCCACCGTCGATCCCCTGCTCCGCATCCGCGCTCACCACACCGGCGAACACGTAGATTCGGTGCGCCAGCTGGGCGTGAGCGCGAACGTGGCCGAACTCGCGGTGTCCGGCGCCCTGACCGGCGTGGACGTGGTCGCCGAGGGCCGGGCGCGCAACGTCTTCTGCGCCATCCGGCCTCCGGGGCACCACGCCAACAACACCGGCGCCGAAGAGGGCTTCTGCTACTACAGCAACGCGGCCATCGCGGCGAAGTACGCCCAGGAGATCCACGGTCATGAGAAGGTCCTGGTCATCGACTGGGACTACCACCACGGCAACGCCACCCAGAACGCCTTCTACGACGACCCTTCGGTGCTCTTCTTCTCATCCCACGACTGGAACGCGTATCCCGGAACCGGCGATCCTTCGCTCGCCGGAGAGGGAGACGGCGCGGGCCTGAACATCAACGTGCATCTGGAGTGCGGCTCCAGCGACGCCGACATGCTGCGCTACTGGGACAACGCGCTCTCGCCCGCGGTGGCGGCCTTCGACCCCGATTTCGTGATCGTGTCAGCGGGCTTCGACAGCCGCCGCGACGATCTGCTGGGATGCTTCGACCTCACCGACGACGCCTTCCGGCGCATGACCCGCATGGCGATGGACTACGCCGATAGCTGCTGCGACGGACGGCTCGTGTCGCTGCTCGAGGGCGGATACAACCTGGACGGGACCGCGCTCGCCGCTGCGGCGCACGTGGAGACGCTGCTGGAGCACTGACTCCAGTCCGCGGTCCGCGTCCCGTCCGGCGCCTGCGGGGGCGCTGGCGAACGTCCTAGACCATCCGCGAGAGCACCCCCAGCAGGCGGTCCACGTCCTCGCGGTTGTTGAACATCGCCACGGCGGCGCGGAGCAGCCTTCCCTCTTCCTGGAACGTGATGGCGATGCCCTCGTCGGCGAGAGCCTTCGCCAGCGCTTCATGTTCCAGGCCGTGGTAGAAGCTGACGATCGGCGAAGAATTACGGGGAGGGGTGAAGAGTTGCATCCCCAGCGCTTCCGCTCCGTCGCGCAGTTCGCCGGCCAGCGCGTGGG
Encoded proteins:
- a CDS encoding ammonium transporter; this encodes MRFLMTLASVVLLAAFPDAAAAQTGSAADALFAVNNTWMMVATFLVFVMHLGFATLESGLTQSKNTVNILFKNMGIIAIGLLTYTLVGFNLMYPDEFALGGFLGFTGMGIGTDAAGVTAEYNPGYTYWTDFLFQAMFAATAATIVSGAVAERVKLGSFLLFATIYVMFVYPVVGSWKWGGGWLDGLGFYDFAGSTIVHSVGGWAALAGVIFLGPRLGKYVNGEIRPILGHNLPLAVMGMFLLWLGWFGFNGGSVLSADPGLVSYVLVTTSLAAAAGIVGAMATTWVVHRHPDASMVLNGALAGLVGVTAGADVVSVTAAVIIGLVAGVIVVISVETFDRARLDDPVGAISVHLTCGVWGTLAVGIFSADHSVLTQLVGVAACGAIAFPAAALIFLVLRSTIGLRVSPEEERRGLDLAEHNMEAYPDYTIFTAR
- a CDS encoding sigma 54-interacting transcriptional regulator, whose protein sequence is MTAESHPLALLREVSTILDETADLGSSVRPILGALSRRMELECATLTVLNRRTSEILLHEAVGLTDDQRERARYRLGEGITGRVVETGVPVVIPSVATEPRFLSRARPLEERDGTGFVCVPVRHGNETIGALSAERPCGEAASFDEDIQILSVLASLIAHAVRLRQFAEEEKALVAENRRLRRELADRYRPDNIVGNSREMVPVFEMIGQVAGSDATVLIRGESGTGKELIAQAVHYGSQRSEGPFVRVNCAALPEGLVESELFGHERGAFTGALQQRAGRFERASGGTIFLDEIGDLPPSVQIRLLRVLQEHEFERVGGNRMLKTDVRVVAATNRDLEADIEDGRFRTDLYYRLNVFPIHVPPLRDRRTDIILLADHFVEMYNRRHGRAIVRLSTPAIDLLMAYHWPGNVRELENAIERAVLLADGDVIHARILPPSLQMATPGAGRSGPLKVQLDALEKELIVDALKVSRGNRAAAARQLGITERVMGLRVAKYGLSRR
- a CDS encoding amidohydrolase family protein, with translation MTGRVIPILIAMGLALPVTLGAQAGPPGQASAPPRTIFDGATVIDGTGASARTGLAIVVEGEGIAAVVPAADLTDELREGAEVIDASGWFAIPGLVESHTHVATMANRGRAEFILNRQLYAGITTARDMAGDVRSLMDLQRASLVKEIDAPDLYFSALMAGPVFFTDPRTVSSAAGETPGEVSWMQAVTEETDLAQAVALARGTWATGIKTYAAIDGDLLAAITAEAGRQGIPVWSHTHVGPARALEVAGTGVRSMSHVCSVGSAAIPDDVFREGQEGRRTGFVDVDLNHPAVDSVFALMRRHGTVLDATIRVVVQVGLRRMAAIDTVNAPAPGETADRAGAGPGPRRPPIDRRRRGVRAGCETADAIALTRRAWEAGVMVATGTDGMTPPTSDFPALFDEIRHLHDDVGMPMPDVLKAASHHGAVALGLEDSIGTIEPGKHADIVFLREDPLAGPESLRSVVLTVKRGTPYYRRDFVLGAPRAGPAGR
- a CDS encoding 6-bladed beta-propeller — its product is MALAMWGLASGCTLETPGIEHPLPDSLASAFHPGLVADVQEAPVWVNLETGPDSLVAAFGARETPEAGLIGRIAMAQLRGDEIFVLDDQLNVVHVLNIPARTHVRVGRPGQGPGELAFPRGLALSEDRIFVADERQMIHVFDRMEGEWSWTRDVPVPFFPMDACFMDDGLYLLALRDEASGFIHRLEQDEVVASFGISYRWDNPIVRDATTEGRLACLPEIGGIAWVPTRLNEVHMYGTDGVLRWIARLPDHRPMGIVENAESGSVAMGLTPGRSEMHMLYAVAPVASHLLVQLSLYDQEAVDADAPKAIHSYVIDPTSGAVGEIDFPYPGLIDWHGGRMALFANDPWPKVDVIAVSERSAK
- a CDS encoding histone deacetylase, whose protein sequence is MKSSAAALGALPVLATPLSAHGGPFGAGTAASPPSHERPSATPGQATGTALIYDPRYLDHVLIRPNGSRPPEIPERLVRMRAELEARGLTEATVPIAPTVDPLLRIRAHHTGEHVDSVRQLGVSANVAELAVSGALTGVDVVAEGRARNVFCAIRPPGHHANNTGAEEGFCYYSNAAIAAKYAQEIHGHEKVLVIDWDYHHGNATQNAFYDDPSVLFFSSHDWNAYPGTGDPSLAGEGDGAGLNINVHLECGSSDADMLRYWDNALSPAVAAFDPDFVIVSAGFDSRRDDLLGCFDLTDDAFRRMTRMAMDYADSCCDGRLVSLLEGGYNLDGTALAAAAHVETLLEH